In one Thioclava sp. ES.031 genomic region, the following are encoded:
- the fixJ gene encoding response regulator FixJ, whose translation MLPDNFMVHLVDDEEVVRKSLAFMLTMAGFTVRQHQSATDFLAAAPTIQQACLVTDLRMPDLDGVELLRQLRRLQVRIPAIVVTGHGDVPLAVEAMKAGARDFIEKPFEEESLIEAINRIASELEAEVEIENTDAIRSRLDRLSGREKEVLSGVVSGLPNKTIAYDLNISPRTVEVHRASVMSKMAAGSLPELVRMALAAGFLAQ comes from the coding sequence ATGCTGCCGGATAATTTTATGGTTCACCTCGTCGACGACGAGGAAGTGGTGAGAAAGTCACTTGCCTTTATGCTCACGATGGCGGGCTTCACGGTGCGACAACACCAGTCTGCGACCGACTTTCTCGCTGCAGCGCCAACGATCCAACAAGCGTGCTTGGTGACCGACCTGAGGATGCCAGATCTTGATGGTGTTGAGCTACTTCGCCAGCTGAGACGCCTTCAGGTTCGCATTCCCGCGATCGTGGTTACGGGCCACGGCGACGTGCCATTGGCGGTCGAAGCGATGAAAGCGGGCGCCCGCGACTTCATCGAGAAACCCTTCGAAGAAGAAAGCCTGATCGAGGCGATAAACCGCATCGCCTCCGAGTTGGAAGCAGAAGTCGAGATTGAGAACACCGATGCCATTCGCAGCCGTCTCGACCGTCTGAGCGGACGGGAGAAGGAGGTATTGTCCGGTGTCGTGTCAGGCCTACCGAACAAGACGATCGCCTACGATCTCAATATCAGTCCCCGTACGGTCGAAGTCCATCGGGCGTCGGTGATGTCCAAGATGGCAGCCGGGAGTCTGCCCGAACTCGTGCGAATGGCACTCGCAGCGGGGTTCCTCGCGCAATAG
- a CDS encoding helix-turn-helix domain-containing protein, with translation MTIQSNREFAALARIAKVGNHKNTFATSPVNPVTNYAAGELIFGQGDHAGKIFTVKGGMVRLYHLFADGRRQILAFCMPGEVFGFAAHGTYEFFAEAIEDSSVAVHDVQVSLTEVWLSALKAHLLAAQGQQLVLGRQYAGERLVSFLLDMANRQGGQHYVELSMTRSDIADYLGLTIETVSRGLSRLKKDGLIRLHSARCIEISALEALQEMIE, from the coding sequence ATGACCATTCAAAGCAACCGCGAATTCGCCGCACTGGCCCGGATCGCGAAGGTTGGAAATCACAAGAACACGTTTGCCACCTCCCCCGTGAACCCGGTGACCAACTATGCTGCGGGCGAACTCATCTTTGGACAGGGTGACCACGCCGGAAAGATTTTCACGGTTAAAGGCGGGATGGTCCGTCTCTACCATCTGTTCGCTGATGGCCGGCGCCAGATCCTGGCCTTCTGCATGCCGGGCGAGGTCTTCGGTTTTGCCGCGCACGGCACTTATGAGTTCTTTGCGGAAGCGATCGAGGATAGCTCGGTTGCCGTTCACGATGTGCAGGTTTCCCTGACTGAAGTTTGGCTGAGCGCACTCAAGGCACACCTTCTCGCCGCGCAAGGTCAACAGCTGGTTCTTGGTCGGCAATACGCGGGCGAGCGTCTTGTATCGTTCTTGCTCGATATGGCCAACCGTCAGGGAGGGCAGCATTACGTGGAACTCTCCATGACCCGCTCCGATATCGCGGATTACCTTGGTCTGACCATCGAGACAGTATCCCGCGGCCTGAGCAGGCTGAAGAAGGACGGGCTAATTCGGCTGCATAGTGCCCGGTGCATCGAAATTTCAGCGCTGGAGGCGCTTCAGGAAATGATCGAATAA
- a CDS encoding plastocyanin/azurin family copper-binding protein codes for MKFTRRSAIALALAALPTLAITPAMAAEATTVNVSLWDKGDNSMDDLGQLLPMGFNMAGAGERVSKATMGVAATPSIVPAGKVTFEVKNDSKGTVHEMIVAPIKSATEDLPYDKDEMRVEEEKAGHLGEVSELDPGQSGSLTVTLKPGEYILYCNIPGHYVMGMWTLVRVE; via the coding sequence ATGAAATTCACGAGACGCTCCGCTATTGCCCTCGCCCTCGCGGCTCTGCCAACTTTGGCTATCACGCCAGCAATGGCCGCCGAGGCAACCACCGTGAATGTTTCGCTCTGGGACAAGGGCGACAATTCGATGGACGATCTGGGGCAGCTGCTGCCCATGGGCTTCAACATGGCTGGCGCCGGCGAGCGGGTCTCGAAGGCTACGATGGGAGTTGCCGCGACACCGTCGATCGTGCCTGCGGGCAAGGTCACCTTCGAGGTCAAGAACGACTCCAAGGGCACCGTGCATGAGATGATCGTGGCCCCGATCAAGAGCGCGACCGAGGACCTGCCATACGACAAGGACGAGATGCGGGTCGAAGAAGAAAAGGCCGGCCATCTCGGCGAGGTCTCGGAACTCGATCCCGGTCAGAGCGGCTCGCTTACGGTGACGCTGAAGCCGGGCGAATACATCCTCTACTGCAACATTCCTGGCCACTACGTCATGGGGATGTGGACGCTGGTGCGTGTAGAATAA
- the queF gene encoding preQ(1) synthase, producing MTDSIYSDLKQLGGATRIPASPEEAELERVANPQADISYNVRFTAPEFTSLCPMTGQPDFAHLVIDYVPGQWLVESKSLKLYLTSFRNHGAFHEDCTISIARRLVDFLEPQWLRIGGYWYPRGGIPIDVFWQTGAMPQGVWIPDQGVPPYRGRG from the coding sequence ATGACAGACTCGATCTATAGCGATCTCAAGCAGCTCGGCGGCGCGACCCGCATCCCGGCAAGCCCGGAAGAGGCCGAGCTCGAACGCGTGGCCAATCCGCAGGCCGATATCAGCTACAACGTGCGCTTCACGGCACCTGAGTTTACCTCGCTCTGCCCGATGACGGGGCAGCCCGACTTCGCGCATCTGGTGATCGACTATGTGCCGGGGCAATGGCTGGTGGAGTCGAAATCGCTGAAGCTTTACCTCACCTCGTTCCGCAATCACGGGGCGTTCCACGAGGATTGCACGATCTCGATCGCGCGGCGGCTGGTCGATTTCCTCGAACCGCAATGGCTTCGCATCGGCGGCTACTGGTATCCGCGCGGCGGCATCCCGATCGACGTGTTCTGGCAGACCGGGGCGATGCCCCAGGGGGTCTGGATCCCCGATCAGGGTGTTCCGCCCTATCGCGGGCGTGGCTGA
- the queE gene encoding 7-carboxy-7-deazaguanine synthase QueE encodes MTTLRIAEIFGPTIQGEGALIGEPTLFVRAGGCDYRCAWCDSLHAVDSAYRHTWAPMSSEEVWAELRRLSGDRPLTISLSGGNPAIQDFGPLIALGRAAGYRFACETQGSVARPWFGDLDTLVLSPKPPSSGEQVDWDAFAECVAAGHAARSTVMKIVIFDRADYDWAKSAHARHPDLPLFLQPGNPEVDPEVPVDPQGLADRLGWLTETAMADSWFVPRILPQLHVLIWGNKRGV; translated from the coding sequence ATGACCACCCTGCGCATCGCCGAGATTTTCGGCCCGACCATTCAGGGCGAAGGCGCGCTGATCGGCGAGCCCACGCTCTTCGTGCGCGCGGGCGGCTGCGATTACCGCTGCGCGTGGTGCGACAGCCTCCACGCGGTCGACAGCGCCTATCGCCACACATGGGCGCCGATGAGTTCCGAGGAAGTCTGGGCAGAGCTGCGCCGTCTGTCGGGCGACCGGCCACTGACGATCTCGCTCAGCGGAGGCAACCCGGCCATTCAGGATTTCGGACCGCTGATCGCGCTCGGGCGGGCCGCTGGCTACCGTTTCGCCTGCGAAACACAGGGCTCTGTCGCGCGGCCGTGGTTCGGCGATCTCGACACGCTGGTGCTGTCGCCCAAGCCGCCCTCGAGCGGAGAGCAGGTCGATTGGGACGCCTTTGCCGAGTGCGTGGCAGCCGGACACGCGGCCCGCAGCACCGTGATGAAGATCGTGATCTTCGACCGGGCGGATTACGACTGGGCCAAGTCGGCCCATGCCCGCCACCCCGATCTGCCGCTCTTTCTTCAGCCGGGAAATCCCGAGGTCGATCCCGAAGTGCCGGTCGATCCGCAGGGCCTGGCCGACCGGCTTGGCTGGCTGACGGAAACCGCCATGGCGGACAGCTGGTTCGTCCCCCGTATTCTGCCGCAGTTGCATGTCCTGATCTGGGGCAACAAACGCGGCGTCTGA
- the queD gene encoding 6-carboxytetrahydropterin synthase QueD, producing MFRIRKEFHFSASHQLSNLPADHQCARLHGHNYIVVVELAAATLDENGFVRDYHDLKPLKTYIDDTFDHRHLNDVMEVPSTAENMAKHFYDWCKARWPETSAALVSETPKTWAEYRP from the coding sequence ATGTTCCGTATCCGCAAGGAATTCCACTTCTCCGCCTCGCACCAGCTTTCGAATCTGCCCGCCGATCACCAATGCGCGCGGCTGCACGGGCACAATTACATCGTGGTGGTCGAGCTCGCCGCCGCGACGCTCGATGAAAACGGGTTCGTGCGCGACTATCACGATCTGAAACCGCTCAAGACCTATATCGACGACACCTTCGACCATCGCCACCTCAACGACGTGATGGAGGTGCCCTCGACCGCCGAGAACATGGCCAAGCATTTCTACGACTGGTGCAAAGCACGCTGGCCCGAGACCAGCGCGGCACTGGTCAGCGAAACGCCCAAGACCTGGGCGGAATACCGTCCATGA
- the queC gene encoding 7-cyano-7-deazaguanine synthase QueC: MKTLVICSGGLDSVSLAHIVAAEGNLTRLVSFDYGQRHRKELDYAAAAARRLGVPHHLIDMRPIGAALTGSALTDDIDVPDGHYAEETMRITVVPNRNAIMLAIGFGVAAANGDEAVATAVHGGDHFIYPDCRPAFTESFDAMQRMALDGYADVRLHTPFVHRSKADIVAEGAKHGTPFAETWSCYKGGEVHCGRCGTCVERREAFHLAGVEDPTAYVDPDFWAKAVAEKEAR; the protein is encoded by the coding sequence ATGAAGACTCTCGTCATCTGCTCGGGCGGACTCGATTCCGTATCGCTCGCCCATATCGTCGCCGCTGAGGGTAATCTCACGCGGCTCGTCTCCTTCGATTACGGACAACGGCACCGCAAGGAGCTTGATTACGCCGCCGCCGCCGCGCGCCGCCTTGGCGTGCCGCATCACCTCATCGACATGCGCCCGATCGGGGCCGCGCTGACCGGATCGGCGCTGACCGACGATATCGACGTGCCCGACGGGCATTACGCCGAAGAGACGATGCGCATCACCGTTGTCCCGAACCGCAACGCGATCATGCTCGCCATCGGCTTCGGCGTGGCCGCCGCAAATGGCGACGAAGCGGTGGCGACTGCGGTGCATGGGGGCGATCACTTCATCTACCCCGATTGCCGCCCTGCCTTCACTGAAAGCTTCGATGCGATGCAGCGCATGGCGCTAGACGGCTATGCCGATGTGCGGCTCCATACGCCCTTCGTGCATCGCTCGAAGGCCGACATCGTGGCCGAGGGCGCCAAACACGGCACGCCCTTTGCTGAGACGTGGTCGTGCTACAAAGGCGGCGAGGTGCATTGCGGGCGCTGCGGCACCTGTGTCGAGCGGCGCGAGGCGTTCCACCTTGCGGGCGTCGAAGACCCGACCGCCTATGTCGATCCCGATTTCTGGGCCAAGGCCGTCGCCGAGAAGGAGGCCCGCTGA
- a CDS encoding group 1 truncated hemoglobin yields MEQTLYERLGGKPGIKALVDDVLEAHMQNPEISARFLPYRERPDDLNTAKAHLCDFFGAGSGGPEQYTGRDMVAAHRGMNISTGEYMAAIDDIMSVMAAHDIDEQTRKDVLMISYSLKGDITNQ; encoded by the coding sequence ATGGAACAGACCCTTTACGAACGGCTGGGCGGGAAGCCCGGGATCAAGGCCCTCGTCGATGACGTCCTCGAGGCGCATATGCAAAACCCGGAGATCAGCGCCCGCTTCCTGCCGTATCGCGAAAGACCGGACGACCTGAACACAGCCAAAGCCCATCTCTGCGATTTCTTCGGCGCTGGCAGTGGCGGTCCCGAGCAATATACCGGCCGCGACATGGTGGCAGCGCATCGTGGCATGAATATCAGCACGGGCGAATACATGGCTGCAATCGATGACATCATGTCGGTCATGGCCGCGCATGACATCGACGAACAGACCCGCAAGGACGTGCTGATGATCAGCTATTCTCTCAAGGGCGACATTACGAACCAATGA
- a CDS encoding FAD-binding oxidoreductase encodes MSEFIELNGLDGARKKVTSADREPLAAALRGKVLIEGDEGYDTARSIWNGMIDRKPGLVVHAMGASDIQAAVSFAAEKGLRMAVRSGGHQIAGLAVEDGSLMLDLSGMRSVHVDPEAGTVRAEPGATLGDVDRESQVHGLAVPVGVNSTTGIAGLTLGGGFGWITRKYGMTIDNLLSADVVLADGRCIRTSKTEHPDLFWALCGGGGNFGVVASFEFQAHAIGTEVLSGLVIHPFAEAAALLPKFQEICDKAPDELTVWSVLRKAPPLPFLPEDWHGREVLIFAACYVGDMAKGEEAMCELRALGTPIVDVIGPHPFTGWQAAFDPLLTPGARNYWKSRDFLKLGSGTMEAILGAVEDLPDPQCEIFIAHVGGAMARVPSEATAFPQRDSHFTMNVHTRWDDPAQDTACITWARDLFNATAADAAPSVYVNFLPEDDADRLAEAYGGNLNRLREVKARYDPTNLFRVNHNIQPQQVRQAAQ; translated from the coding sequence ATGTCGGAATTCATTGAACTGAACGGGTTGGACGGTGCACGCAAGAAAGTCACCAGCGCGGACCGCGAGCCCCTTGCAGCCGCCTTGCGCGGCAAAGTCCTGATCGAGGGAGATGAGGGCTATGACACCGCGCGGTCGATCTGGAACGGGATGATCGACCGCAAACCGGGGCTTGTCGTGCATGCGATGGGAGCCAGTGACATTCAGGCTGCGGTCTCTTTTGCCGCCGAGAAGGGATTGCGCATGGCCGTGCGGTCCGGCGGCCACCAGATCGCCGGCCTCGCAGTCGAAGACGGCTCGCTGATGCTGGACCTGTCGGGCATGCGGTCGGTTCACGTCGACCCCGAAGCTGGGACAGTCCGGGCCGAGCCGGGAGCGACGCTGGGCGATGTGGATCGCGAGTCGCAGGTGCATGGGCTTGCGGTTCCTGTCGGCGTGAACTCCACCACCGGGATTGCGGGGCTGACACTTGGCGGCGGCTTCGGCTGGATCACCCGGAAATACGGGATGACCATCGACAACCTTTTGTCGGCTGATGTCGTGCTGGCCGATGGGCGCTGCATACGGACGTCGAAAACGGAGCATCCGGATCTCTTCTGGGCGCTGTGCGGCGGGGGCGGCAATTTCGGGGTGGTTGCCTCTTTCGAATTTCAGGCACACGCCATCGGCACCGAGGTCCTGTCCGGCCTTGTCATCCACCCATTCGCGGAGGCTGCCGCCCTGCTGCCGAAGTTTCAGGAGATATGCGACAAGGCCCCGGACGAGCTGACGGTCTGGTCGGTCCTGCGCAAGGCGCCTCCCCTGCCATTCCTTCCCGAAGACTGGCACGGGCGCGAGGTGCTGATCTTCGCGGCCTGCTACGTGGGCGACATGGCCAAGGGCGAAGAGGCCATGTGCGAGCTGAGGGCCCTCGGCACGCCCATCGTCGATGTGATCGGGCCGCACCCCTTTACCGGCTGGCAGGCGGCCTTCGACCCTCTGCTGACGCCCGGGGCGCGAAACTACTGGAAGAGCCGGGATTTCCTGAAACTCGGATCCGGCACGATGGAGGCGATCCTCGGCGCGGTGGAAGACCTGCCCGATCCGCAATGCGAGATCTTCATCGCCCATGTCGGCGGCGCGATGGCCCGCGTCCCGTCAGAGGCGACCGCCTTTCCGCAGCGCGACAGCCACTTCACCATGAACGTCCACACCCGCTGGGACGATCCGGCGCAGGATACGGCCTGCATCACCTGGGCGCGCGATCTGTTCAACGCCACTGCGGCGGATGCGGCGCCCAGCGTCTATGTGAACTTCCTGCCCGAAGATGACGCCGACCGCCTCGCGGAAGCCTACGGTGGAAACCTGAACCGGCTGCGGGAGGTCAAGGCGCGCTACGACCCCACGAACCTCTTCCGGGTCAACCACAACATCCAGCCGCAGCAGGTGCGGCAGGCCGCGCAATGA
- a CDS encoding helix-turn-helix domain-containing protein, producing the protein MSNASYFQFCPVAMAAEILCTRWTMVLVRELVAGSTRFNDIRRGVPRMSRSLLAQRLRELEAAGIVERHPVEGTQAVDYLLTDAGKDLLPLVEAFGIWGQKWVESEPSLERLDVSLLMWDMRRNLDPSPLPPGRTVLNFHFPELAASKSSWWLIVEANGDVDLCQVDPGFDVDLFVTTDLRTMTEIWMGLTTVSKAARKLDLIGPREVVASMQKWLGLSPFAAEKKLAS; encoded by the coding sequence ATGTCCAACGCCAGCTATTTCCAGTTTTGTCCGGTCGCGATGGCCGCCGAAATCCTCTGCACGCGGTGGACGATGGTCCTCGTGCGAGAGCTCGTGGCGGGCTCCACCCGGTTCAACGATATCCGGCGGGGCGTGCCGCGAATGTCACGCTCTCTGCTCGCGCAGCGCCTGCGGGAGCTGGAGGCGGCCGGAATCGTCGAGAGACACCCGGTCGAGGGCACTCAAGCCGTCGACTACCTTCTGACCGATGCGGGAAAGGACCTGCTGCCGCTTGTCGAGGCCTTCGGGATCTGGGGGCAGAAATGGGTGGAATCCGAGCCATCTCTGGAGCGGCTCGATGTGTCGCTGCTGATGTGGGACATGCGCCGCAATCTCGATCCTTCCCCGCTTCCACCGGGCCGGACTGTGCTGAATTTCCACTTCCCCGAGCTCGCGGCGTCAAAATCCTCGTGGTGGCTGATCGTAGAGGCGAACGGCGATGTCGATCTGTGTCAGGTCGATCCGGGGTTCGATGTCGACCTCTTTGTCACGACGGATTTGCGCACGATGACGGAGATCTGGATGGGCCTCACGACCGTATCGAAGGCCGCCCGCAAGCTCGACCTTATCGGGCCTCGAGAGGTGGTGGCCTCGATGCAGAAATGGCTGGGCCTCAGCCCCTTCGCTGCCGAGAAAAAGCTGGCCTCCTGA
- a CDS encoding oleate hydratase — MEATTERHHIVGGGIAGLATAVFLLRDAGVDGAAIHVYEQLGTAGGSLDGSGDGEDGYLVRGGRMFEEHFACTFDLLGSIPSADDPATSAAQDIFAFNRMVPGSANCRIVRGGKPAEDRFDLTLTAQDIVDINRLILHREGSLGAQTIEDWFQPTFLNSNFWLMWSTMFSFQPWHSVVEMRRYLRRFIHLFPGFTRIAGILRTRYNQYDSLIAPIVSWLRDRGVQIVTGTQVVDVRIEGSRQGRRVSALALASGEEIPVAETDRVYLTLGSMTDASVTGANDRAPSRDDREGGAWTLWRKLAAEHEGFGRPEAFCDETDKTAWHSFTVTLDSPDFFEFMEDFTGNRTGTGGLVTFADSGWTLSIVLFHQPHFRGQKHGTYVFWGYGLRGDRPGDFTTKPMWEATGDEILTELFGHMGLTPEQQAWFKTARVIPCRMPFITSQFMPRQPGDRPDTRPSGASNFAIIGQFCELPRDCVFTVEYSVRSARAAVASLTGRITPPPPVARTDLDPKVLFNAARVLMGM; from the coding sequence ATGGAAGCGACAACGGAACGACATCACATCGTTGGCGGCGGCATCGCGGGACTTGCCACGGCGGTCTTTCTGCTACGCGACGCGGGCGTGGATGGCGCGGCGATCCATGTCTACGAACAACTCGGCACTGCGGGCGGTTCGCTGGACGGATCGGGCGATGGCGAGGACGGGTATCTCGTCCGCGGCGGCCGGATGTTCGAGGAGCATTTCGCCTGCACGTTCGATCTGCTCGGCTCGATCCCCTCGGCGGACGATCCCGCCACCTCGGCAGCACAGGACATCTTCGCCTTCAACCGCATGGTGCCCGGCTCGGCCAATTGCCGCATCGTGCGCGGCGGCAAACCGGCAGAGGACCGCTTTGACCTCACGCTCACGGCGCAGGACATCGTCGATATCAACCGCCTGATCCTGCATCGCGAAGGGTCTCTCGGAGCCCAGACGATCGAGGACTGGTTCCAGCCCACCTTTCTGAACAGCAACTTCTGGCTGATGTGGTCGACGATGTTCTCCTTCCAACCATGGCATTCCGTGGTCGAGATGCGGCGCTACCTGCGACGGTTCATCCATCTCTTTCCCGGTTTCACCCGGATCGCCGGCATCCTGCGCACCCGCTACAATCAATATGACTCCCTGATCGCGCCAATCGTGAGCTGGCTGCGCGACCGAGGCGTGCAAATCGTCACCGGCACGCAGGTCGTCGACGTGCGGATCGAGGGTTCGCGTCAGGGCCGCCGCGTCAGTGCGCTGGCCCTTGCCAGCGGCGAGGAGATCCCGGTCGCCGAGACCGACAGGGTCTATCTCACGCTCGGGTCGATGACCGATGCCTCGGTGACGGGGGCGAACGATCGCGCGCCCAGCCGTGATGACCGCGAGGGCGGCGCCTGGACGCTGTGGCGCAAGCTGGCGGCGGAACATGAAGGTTTCGGCCGCCCGGAGGCGTTCTGCGACGAAACTGACAAAACCGCGTGGCATTCCTTCACGGTCACGCTCGACAGCCCCGATTTCTTCGAGTTCATGGAGGATTTCACCGGTAACCGCACGGGCACGGGCGGGCTGGTGACCTTCGCGGATTCGGGCTGGACGCTCTCGATCGTGCTCTTTCACCAACCCCATTTCCGCGGCCAGAAACACGGCACCTATGTCTTCTGGGGATATGGCCTGCGCGGAGATCGTCCCGGCGACTTCACCACGAAACCGATGTGGGAGGCGACCGGCGACGAGATCCTGACCGAGCTGTTCGGCCATATGGGCCTGACGCCTGAACAGCAGGCCTGGTTCAAAACCGCCCGCGTGATCCCCTGCCGGATGCCGTTCATCACCAGCCAGTTCATGCCGCGCCAACCCGGGGATCGCCCCGACACGAGACCCAGCGGTGCCAGCAACTTCGCGATCATCGGGCAATTCTGCGAACTCCCGCGCGATTGCGTCTTTACGGTGGAATATTCCGTCCGCTCGGCCCGGGCCGCGGTGGCGAGCCTGACGGGACGGATCACACCTCCCCCGCCGGTCGCACGCACGGACCTCGACCCCAAAGTGCTCTTCAACGCCGCGCGGGTGCTGATGGGCATGTAG
- a CDS encoding phenylacetate--CoA ligase family protein has protein sequence MDKARRDSPLFGRLYRELRPSSEIELRDLPVTRKPDLMRAFDEWLTIRTLSFEQARAHLRDIENAGVPIDDVAVFQTSGTSGEPAVIVLPASFVEYYYGIMMARFERYHWRLMRDVRKLGVRVTVTGGNGHFAGNGFNKLMQRLNPSLAKGLGLNFIEAEQPIDQLVDKLNAIPSVAWIVTYPSMLAILVREKEAGRLHVEPALFSTGGETLTEDLRRRALRAFPSLKYGIADFYGSTECLALAFTCSHGRKHVNEDWVILEAVDEAMRPVPDGRLSAAVLLTVLANEVQPFIRYDLGDCVRFHQDACPCGSPFRSFEVEGRQATLVRVGEVTLSPLVFDLEHDDAQRVQLIQTGEREFELRVQLAGKVTAGPVFEDVIASVQRVFRDNGLENVAVRASLEAVEFTASGKFHEVLPLRDRDAGVLP, from the coding sequence GTGGATAAGGCGCGGCGCGACTCGCCGTTGTTCGGCAGGCTCTATCGAGAGCTGCGACCTTCAAGCGAGATCGAGCTCCGCGATTTGCCGGTGACGCGCAAGCCCGATCTCATGAGGGCATTCGACGAGTGGCTGACGATCCGTACGCTTTCCTTCGAACAAGCGCGCGCGCATCTCCGGGACATCGAAAATGCGGGTGTGCCAATTGACGATGTCGCCGTTTTCCAGACCTCCGGAACGTCGGGGGAACCTGCGGTCATCGTCCTGCCCGCGTCTTTCGTGGAATATTACTACGGAATCATGATGGCGCGCTTCGAGCGCTACCATTGGCGGCTCATGCGCGACGTGCGCAAGCTCGGCGTGAGAGTGACGGTCACCGGCGGGAACGGTCATTTCGCCGGCAACGGGTTCAACAAGCTGATGCAGCGGCTCAATCCGTCCTTGGCAAAGGGACTTGGGTTGAACTTCATCGAGGCCGAACAGCCGATCGACCAGCTCGTCGATAAACTCAATGCGATCCCGAGCGTGGCCTGGATCGTGACCTACCCGAGCATGTTGGCCATCCTCGTCCGGGAAAAGGAAGCGGGGCGCCTGCATGTCGAACCGGCGCTTTTCAGCACGGGAGGCGAGACGCTCACCGAGGACCTGCGCAGGAGGGCCCTGCGGGCCTTCCCCTCGCTGAAATACGGCATCGCGGATTTCTATGGCAGCACCGAGTGCCTTGCGCTTGCTTTCACCTGCAGCCACGGGCGAAAGCACGTGAACGAGGACTGGGTCATCCTCGAAGCGGTCGACGAGGCTATGCGGCCTGTTCCAGATGGAAGGCTGTCGGCGGCCGTGCTCCTGACGGTGCTTGCCAACGAGGTGCAGCCCTTCATCCGATACGATCTCGGTGACTGCGTTCGGTTCCATCAGGACGCGTGCCCCTGCGGGTCGCCATTCCGCAGTTTCGAGGTGGAGGGGCGCCAGGCGACGCTGGTTCGCGTGGGCGAGGTGACGCTGTCGCCGCTCGTCTTCGATCTGGAGCATGACGACGCTCAGCGTGTCCAGCTGATCCAGACGGGCGAGAGAGAGTTCGAACTGCGCGTGCAGTTGGCTGGCAAGGTAACGGCAGGACCAGTCTTCGAAGACGTCATCGCGTCGGTCCAACGGGTGTTTCGCGATAATGGCTTGGAGAATGTCGCGGTGAGGGCAAGCCTTGAGGCGGTGGAATTCACGGCGAGCGGAAAGTTCCACGAGGTCTTGCCCTTGAGAGATAGAGATGCAGGTGTCCTTCCATGA
- a CDS encoding LuxR C-terminal-related transcriptional regulator, with protein MPNIISHHEIYDAALDDELFTLLPDMLAREIDIPSAVFIWLHPGDYREITAGTQAEANLDYNSFEGHDPWLAHGTPEKCGKGLFRLSDHVGPQEFERSEMYNDFILKNRIDRYWCLGMMQSTRDGLVATAFHKGKRGGDFTDPELQTLDAHVEDLGRLHKIRRELHRASIRQVTATDHSLLNDAPIFELDHEGRLVRMNGMAEILVELHPLLVLDFERKLRSRGAIHQGLRQAIGRSTDAEKSEAGSLDLPQMRATDGRIVPRLRLNLLPRTDGGRKVLVIVTSEEEDGLRNLAEAPREKMRLTPRERNVLHGLVRGRRRDQLAHDLDIAIPTIDLHSANLRRKLGARTIVEAVAIALKFGLM; from the coding sequence ATGCCGAATATTATTTCGCATCATGAGATCTACGACGCCGCGCTTGACGATGAGCTCTTCACCTTGCTCCCCGACATGCTCGCGCGAGAGATCGACATCCCCTCCGCGGTCTTCATCTGGCTTCATCCAGGCGACTACCGAGAAATAACAGCCGGAACACAGGCGGAGGCCAATCTCGACTACAATTCCTTCGAGGGTCACGACCCTTGGTTGGCCCATGGCACACCGGAGAAGTGCGGCAAGGGGCTTTTTCGGCTGTCAGACCACGTCGGCCCACAAGAGTTCGAACGCAGCGAAATGTATAACGACTTCATCTTGAAGAACCGGATCGATCGCTACTGGTGTCTCGGGATGATGCAGAGCACGCGCGACGGTCTGGTCGCGACGGCGTTTCACAAGGGCAAGCGCGGGGGCGATTTCACTGATCCCGAATTGCAGACTCTCGACGCGCATGTCGAGGATCTGGGACGGCTGCACAAAATCCGCCGGGAGCTGCACCGCGCCAGTATCCGGCAGGTCACCGCAACCGACCACAGCCTGCTCAACGATGCCCCGATTTTCGAACTCGACCATGAGGGGCGCCTTGTGCGCATGAACGGGATGGCCGAGATCCTTGTCGAACTCCATCCGCTTCTGGTGCTCGACTTCGAACGGAAATTGCGCTCACGCGGTGCGATACACCAAGGTTTGCGCCAAGCCATTGGACGCTCGACGGATGCGGAGAAAAGCGAGGCGGGGTCGCTCGATCTACCTCAGATGCGCGCAACTGACGGACGCATTGTCCCGAGGCTGAGACTGAACCTGCTGCCGCGAACCGACGGCGGCCGAAAGGTCTTGGTTATCGTGACGAGCGAAGAAGAGGATGGGCTACGTAATCTGGCCGAAGCCCCGCGTGAGAAGATGCGGCTCACCCCACGCGAGCGGAACGTTCTGCACGGATTGGTCCGAGGGCGCCGACGGGACCAGCTCGCCCATGACCTCGACATCGCTATACCGACAATCGATCTGCACAGCGCCAATCTCCGCCGTAAACTCGGGGCACGGACGATCGTAGAGGCCGTCGCGATCGCCTTGAAGTTTGGGCTGATGTAA